From the genome of Podospora pseudoanserina strain CBS 124.78 chromosome 7 map unlocalized CBS124.78p_7.2, whole genome shotgun sequence, one region includes:
- a CDS encoding uncharacterized protein (EggNog:ENOG503P1ZR; COG:S), with protein MNTDSDLYDPDEVLPRNSPLLQPLRPTLRPPTPSPPPITSPQSISSASSFGDKKPRVRMPRPTLGDGILISYLDNHRQHDIALQASVNGLPCEPESPADTDLIDDTGSLNSAVSPGGRRSGRDNDKGGGTYTSSRMSVDPPGLESLGGLDLKSLAAGALAAVITDAQPEAPTATETKLPDTEAGSGLQRPQPPPAPPAPPPPVLKAPVIPVRSNSFRDERPAAISAPPPVPPYGPISPREQGHHSPSNSITSATLSEGLAPLKLNSLRFENNGPTLPSIRSTFGDINQLRNNVAAEHERMRPATFPRSPPATTPRLPSLGGHGSPPPLSPVDSFRGPLSPSHSLVHPAASPPGTYGGYYAQMGSHPRQSDYASSSTATPGSEQSASTPGANNSNHNSIDRIGSIPLEGVTHIGTYVCKFSGCNAQPFATQYLLNSHANVHSSARPHYCPVAGCPRSEGGKGFKRKNEMIRHGLVHDSPGYVCPFCPDREHKYPRPDNLQRHVRVHHVDKDKDDPLLRDVLSQRPDGPSRGRRRRGGPG; from the exons ATGAATACAGATAGCGACCTGTATGACCCCGATGAAGTCCTGCCTAGGAACAGCCCGCTCTTGCAGCCGCTTCGTCCTACGCTCCGACCGCCGACTCCGAGCCCGCCGCCGATCACCTCGCCCCAGTCCATCAGTTCCGCTTCTAGCTTTGGTGACAAGAAACCGCGTGTTCGGATGCCGAGACCAACCTTGGGCGATGGGATCCTGATAAGCTACCTGGACAACCATCGGCAGCACGACATCGCCCTCCAAGCCAGCGTGAACGGTTTGCCATGCGAGCCCGAATCTCCCGCGGATACCGATCTCATCGACGACACCGGTTCTTTAAACAGCGCCGTTTCACCGGGGGGCCGACGGTCTGGCAGGGACAACGACAAAGGCGGGGGGACATACACGAGCTCGAGAATGTCTGTTGATCCGCCTGGGCTGGAGAGTTTGGGAGGGCTCGATTTGAAAAGTCTGGCGGCAGGTGCCTTGGCTGCAGTTATCACGGACGCGCAACCTGAAGCCCCTACCGCCACGGAAACGAAGCTACCTGATACTGAGGCTGGTTCTGGGTTACAAagaccacaaccaccgccggcaccaccggcaccaccaccaccagtacTCAAGGCGCCGGTAATACCGGTGCGATCAAACTCCTTCCGGGATGAACGCCCTGCGGCCATATCAGCACCGCCTCCGGTGCCTCCATACGGCCCTATCTCTCCTCGCGAGCAAGGCCACCATTCTCCCAGCAACAGTATCACATCGGCAACCCTCAGCGAAGGTTTGGCCCCCCTCAAGCTTAACTCGCTGAGGTTTGAGAACAACGGACCGACGCTTCCGTCCATCCGATCTACTTTTGGGGACATCAATCAGCTTCGCAACAACGTTGCTGCTGAGCATGAGAGAATGCGGCCTGCTACCTTCCCACGGTCTCCTCCTGCCACCACGCCGCGATTGCCTTCATTAGGCGGCCATGGCTCGCCGCCACCTTTGTCACCAGTTGACAGTTTTCGGGGACCCCTTTCCCCGAGCCACTCTCTTGTccacccagcagcaagcccTCCAGGGACCTATGGCGGGTATTATGCACAGATGGGCAGCCATCCTCGGCAATCCGATTATGCGAGCAGTTCAACGGCCACTCCCGGTTCTGAGCAATCGGCCTCCACCCCCGGGGCAAATAATTCTAATCATAATAGCATCGACCGAATAGGTTCGATACCGCTGGAGGGCGTCACACACATTGGGACCTATGTCTGCAAATTCAGCGGGTGCAACGCCCAGCCGTTTGCTACTCAGTACCTGTTGAACTCCCACGCCAATGTACACTCTTCTGCCCGGCCACATTATTGCCCTGTTGCGGGGTGCCCCCGTAGCGAGGGAGGCAAAGGATTCAAACGCAAAAACGAAATGATACGGCACGGTCTGGTCCATGATTCACCGGGATATGTGTGTCCATTTTGCCCTGACAGAGAGCACAAGTATCCAAGACCAGACAATCTTCAGAG ACACGTTCGTGTACACCACGTCGACAAGGATAAAGACGACCCACTACTCCGCGATGTACTTTCACAACGGCCCGACGGACCAAGCAggggaagacgacgacgaggtggCCCTGGGTGA
- a CDS encoding uncharacterized protein (EggNog:ENOG503NXYU; COG:Q), with protein MAEAIPETMKAVVFHGPKKVAVEERPVPKINHPLDVLVKVTATALCGSELHVYRGHQPSPTGFIMGHEFVGHIVALGSAVTSLKIGDKVVSPFTTSCMNCFYCNLGYSSRCAHSLLFGSEKLDGAQAAYVLVPFGPGTLTVAPPSDIIPDRALILMADIFPTGYFGAKNAFSQLQKQEATEATVVVIGCGPVGLCAIISAMEYKPKKLFAVDGVKSRLELARGLGAEPLDLNELGREGIVKRVREVTEGRGADAVVEVVGLSPALRTAFEVLRPFGVVSSIGVHNGEIPWGGDEAYG; from the exons atggcggAAGCAATCCCAGAGACTATGAAAGCGGTGGTGTTTCACGGGCCGAAGAAGGTCGCCGTGGAGGAGAGGCCTGTTCCTAAGA TTAACCACCCCCTCGACGTCCTTGTCAAAGTaaccgccaccgccctctgCGGCTC CGAACTTCACGTCTACCGCGgccaccaaccctccccaacaggCTTCATCATGGGCCACGAATTCGTAGGCCACATCGTCGCCCTCGGCTCAGCCGTTACGTCCCTCAAAATCGGCGACAAGGTCGTCTCCCCCTTCACAACCTCCTGCATGAACTGCTTCTACTGCAACCTAGGCTACTCCTCCCGCTGCGCCCACTCCCTGTTATTCGGCTCCGAAAAGTTAGACGGCGCCCAGGCCGCGTACGTCCTCGTCCCGTTCGGCCCAGGAACCCTAACCGTCGCTCCCCCGTCTGATATCATCCCCGACCGGgccctcatcctcatggCGGATATTTTTCCGACGGGGTACTTTGGCGCAAAGAACGCGTTTAGTCAGCTgcagaagcaggaggcgACAGaggcgacggtggtggttattGGGTGTGGGCCTGTGGGGTTGTGTGCGATCATCAGTGCGATGGAGTATAAACCCAAGAagctttttgctgttgatggggtCAAGTCGAGGTTGGAATTGGCGAGGGGGCTCGGGGCGGAGCCGTTGGATTTGAATGAGCTTGGTAGGGAGGGGATTGTaaagagggtgagggaggtgacggaggggaggggggcggacgcggtggtggaggttgtggggtTGAGTCCTGCGTTGAGGACCGCGTTTGAGGTGTTGAGGCCATTTGGGGTCGTGAGTAGTATTGGGGTGCACAATGGGGAGATTCCGtggggtggggatgaggcTTATGGGTGA
- the TSP1 gene encoding putative tRNA-splicing endonuclease subunit tsp-1 (EggNog:ENOG503P4EP; COG:S), producing MVKVLYSKMTTLNQRTSALTTIVLNNLQHQHDWTALHPHTQPNLPRTLLYGLPPKRLYVHPDEQVEIIRAEKEMGNGGERIPQEAELEWVLPLHLSEKWSPAQFAAVFDALDARPPRSREITKEEEERSPWLAYKGSRRGKRVLLATVQDDSTVTYYWMHDGLVKPRQN from the exons ATGGTTAAGGTGTT ATACTCCAAAATgaccaccctcaaccaacGCACCTCGGCCCTCACAACCATagtcctcaacaacctccaacaccaacacgaCTGGACCGCCCTTCACCCCCACACCCagcccaacctcccccgGACCCTCCTCTACGGCCTACCCCCCAAACGCCTTTACGTCCACCCGGACGAGCAGGTGGAGATCATCAgagcagaaaaagaaatgggCAACGGGGGGGAACGTATCCCGCAGGAAGCAGAGCTAGAATGGGTTCTACCTCTCCACCTCTCGGAGAAATGGTCCCCAGCTCAGTTCGCCGCCGTCTTTGATGCTTTGGACGCCAGACCGCCTAGGTCGAGGGAGATtacaaaggaggaggaggagaggtcaCCCTGGTTGGCGTATAAagggtcgaggagggggaagagggtgttgttggctaCGGTGCAGGATGATTCGACTGTTACTTATTACTGGATgcatgatgggttggtgaagcCGAGGCAGAATtga
- a CDS encoding uncharacterized protein (COG:E; MEROPS:MER0001733; EggNog:ENOG503NY5A), producing MEVDHDLVMVDEFDALAIEVKLPKAHKKNSSSGSSSPTSPATRGNNKRSASWTDYGTPPNAAWLHEKIKFPAKTHVTKVASKLPPTANGIIYLPGAEDKYYEDSDQGPAFRQRRHFYYLTGANFPGCAVTYDLHKDHLILWIPYTDPRTILWYGRTPTLEEVRASTDVDEVRYVAGVNRYICASLTPGASIYVLHPDQAPQLESPKGVVQIDTHSLRPAIENARVVKTDYEIAQIRRANAVSSAAHRAALSRLSRLGNERELEAIFAGYCIAQGAHTQAYPIIAGAGPAASTLHYDSNNAPLKPHQFVVLDAGCEWNCYASDITRTYPILGSFSAEAKAIYNAVLRMQRECVERIKPGVVYSSLHLHACKVAIEELLRLGILHNGTKEEILARGTIAGFFPHGLGHHVGLEVHDVSGRERLLLDSKGSLGPAGGVKSARCRLSPSKRELVLPETLAVMFRDEMKEGGGGDGQGKGVVQMQKAKRSAGGGRQRLEEGMVVTVEPGIYFCKEYLRAYFLDVPYHAHFINKKALEQYWDLGGVRIEDDILVTKTGYENLTDVPREIEEVLKVMNPS from the exons ATGGAGGTCGATCACGACTTGGTCATGGTGGATGAGTTCGATGCTCT CGCCATCGAAGTCAAGCTCCCGAAAGCACACAAGAAGAATTCGTCGTCGGGTTCTTCATCCCCGACGTCGCCGGCAACCCGCGGGAACAACAAGCGGTCCGCCTCCTGGACCGACTACGGCACCCCTCCCAACGCAGCCTGGCTTCACGAGAAGATCAAGTTTCCCGCCAAAACCCACGTCACAAAAGTGGCTTCCAAGCTGccccccaccgccaacgGCATCATCTACCTCCCCGGAGCCGAAGACAAGTACTACGAGGACTCGGACCAAGGCCCCGCCTTCCGCCAGCGCCGCCACTTTTACTACCTCACCGGCGCCAACTTTCCAGGCTGCGCCGTCACTTATGATCTTCACAAGgaccacctcatcctctgGATCCCCTACACCGACCCCCGCACCATCCTCTGGTACGGCCGCACCCCGACCCTGGAAGAAGTCAGGGCGTCCACCGACGTCGACGAGGTCCGGTACGTGGCCGGTGTGAACAGGTACATCTGCGCCAGCTTGACCCCGGGCGCGTCCATCTACGTCCTCCACCCCGATCAAGCCCCCCAGCTGGAATCCCCCAAGGGCGTCGTGCAGATTGACACCCACTCCCTTCGCCCCGCGATCGAGAACGCGAGGGTTGTCAAGACGGACTATGAGATTGCGCAGATTCGGCGGGCGAATGCGGTTTCCTCGGCCGCGCACAGGGCTGCCTTGTCACGGCTGAGTCGTCTCGGCAACGAgcgggagctggaggctATTTTCGCAGGGTATTGTATTGCTCAGGGGGCGCATACGCAGGCGTACCCCATCATTGCCGGTGCCGGGCCGGCGGCGTCGACGCTTCACTacgacagcaacaacgcGCCGCTTAAGCCGCATCAGTTTGTGGTTTTGGACGCGGGGTGTGAGTGGAATTGTTATGCGTCTGACATTACGAGGACGTACCCTATTCTAGGGAGCTTTTCGGCAGAGGCGAAGGCGATTTATAATGCTGTGCTAAGGATGCAGAGGGAGTGTGTTGAGAGGATCAAGCCTGGGGTTGTCTACTCTTCGTTGCATCTCCACGCTTGCAAGGTGGCGATTGAGGagctgttgaggctggggaTTTTGCACAACGggaccaaggaggagattcTGGCCAGGGGGACGATAGCGGGGTTTTTTCCTCATGGGTTGGGACACCATGTCGGGTTGGAGGTGCATGATGTtagtgggagggagaggttgctgctggatAGCAAGGGCAGTTTGGGTCCGGCGGGTGGGGTGAAGAGTGCGAGGTGTAGGTTGAGTCCGAGCAAGAGGGAGCTGGTGCTGCCGGAGACGTTGGCGGTTATGTTTAGggatgagatgaaggaggggggtggtggggatgggcaggggaaaggggtggtgcAGATGCAGAAGGCCAAGAGGTcggctgggggtgggaggcagaggttggaggaggggatggtggttacTGTTGAGCCGGGGAT TTACTTTTGCAAGGAGTACCTCAGGGCTTACTTCCTTGACGTTCCGTACCACGCTCACTTTATCAACAAGAAGGCGTTGGAGCAGTActgggatttgggaggggtgaggaTCGAGGACGATATCCTGGTTACCAAGACTGGGTACGAGAATTTGACGGATGTGCcgagggagattgaggaggtgttgaaggtTATGAATCCCAGCTGA
- the GIN1 gene encoding Gypsy retrotransposon integrase-like protein 1 (EggNog:ENOG503NUPW; COG:B), which translates to MTEPSVENKTRRRTRPSSQAPQPNRRSANSPPGMSDNESADLSQEEHGSPTESLKSAAQDTSKVDSEAPESQDGTGDAPSMPLQKRRRVTRACDECRRKKIKCDGKQPCTHCSVYSYECTYDKPSNRRRNPAPQYIEALEARLQRAETLLRKFMPDVDLSDPNLDPSVQQEFRNRQNARAQAAKAKSDTPPAQEKTESQDAQIMSMIESIGQLDINEGGEWDFHGNSSGAVFLRRMKEHFEGLLGNDYRIPFLPRPSRPAGMFSLDSPRSNAGSPWEPSTASNTPAPPNIYDLPAQDRARTLCYYSFNCATCLLRVVHQPSFYEKFDKLYSTPQEAWGNDEHRFLGLLYSVLALGCVYDVSDVEAGDGPSSYKAAVEQGIKYYTSARMILQDVAECRDMVSLQGLVYMILFLQATSNISGCYAFLGIALRSSLRMGLHRHLAHEKITPIEDEMRRRVFHVVRQMDIYISAILGFPLLLHDDDVDQPMPTEVDDEYITSEAILTPPPGTPSFFEAFNAHTRLMAILTKVVKYIYPVKAVEDCVNQGRVNSRYMISYARIKEIEAELQEWHEQLPTHWRPSPDGPIEVIRVRTLLRFGYAHVQMMLYRPFLHYISPRQTAGKKIDDRYYNCAAAGVSVSRNIVHIGIEIRKQAVLIGPYWFILYSQFFAILSLIYYVLENPDKAGAAEILADAKAGREVIASLAQRSLAADRITNALNPLFEQLPERLKKASTRPMPSKKRAAPAGSKSSVVLPARPGVQDDVPQRRSEEVIRPPTGALRREARLPPQRTSSFDALGLPQGSLASQNFSNLQDLLPMDLTLGRGTPEARAAHMAPAPRHAQTFPQGHPQGANPVYKVDAMMFPTGDPFAYPNAPLMDPAGHHARPGHPHGLPGQPPAPSMQFYMPSIYDDIEGQLMGPIPPYLMSQGQGPPHTMSPATQMYNTANMIAMQPSPRHGQPHAPPQGLASHTGPHHQGQPQQRDMMEDIMGEPDFTTGEWDDMLQQNSGYR; encoded by the exons ATGACAGAACCCTCTGTGGAAAACAAAACACGTCGCCGAACTCGTCCCTCCTCGCAGGCACCGCAGCCCAACCGGAGGAGCGCCAACAGCCCCCCCGGCATGTCTGATAATGAGTCGGCAGACTTGTCGCAGGAAGAACATGGCTCCCCCACCGAGAGCCTAAAGTCTGCAGCCCAGGACACCAGCAAGGTAGATTCCGAGGCCCCTGAATCCCAAGATGGCACTGGCGATGCCCCGAGCATGCCCCTGCAGAAGCGTCGCCGGGTCACACGAGCATGCGATGAGTGTCGCAGAAAGAAGATCAAGTGTGATGGCAAGCAGCCTTGCACTCATTGCTCTGTCTACAGCTATG AGTGCACCTATGACAAACCCTCTAACCGCCGCAGGAACCCAGCTCCACAGTATATCGAGGCCTTGGAGGCGAGGCTCCAGCGTGCAGAGACGCTCCTTCGCAAGTTTATGCCAGATGTCGACCTCAGCGACCCGAATCTTGACCCGTCAGTCCAACAGGAGTTCCGCAACAGACAAAATGCAAGAGCGCAGGCGGCCAAAGCCAAATCAGACACGCCGCCAGCCCAGGAGAAAACAGAAAGCCAGGATGCCCAGATCATGTCCATGATCGAGTCCATTGGGCAGCTTGACATCAACGAAGGCGGAGAATGGGACTTCCATGGCAACTCCTCGGGAGCGGTTtttctgaggaggatgaaggagcATTTCGAGGGGCTGTTGGGCAACGACTACCGCATCCCCTTTCTGCCGCGACCATCTCGCCCGGCCGGCATGTTCAGCCTCGACTCCCCTCGCTCCAACGCCGGCTCGCCCTGGGAACCTTCAACGGCATCCAAcacgccagctcctcccaaTATCTATGATCTTCCGGCCCAGGACAGGGCCCGCACACTTTGTTACTACTCCTTCAACTGTGCAACATGTCTCTTGCGGGTTGTCCACCAACCTTCGTTTTACGAAAAGTTTGACAAGCTGTATTCGACACCTCAGGAGGCCTGGGGAAATGATGAGCACAGATTCCTCGGGCTTCTCTATTCGGTGCTGGCCCTAGGTTGTGTTTACGATGTCTCGGATGTTGAGGCTGGAGACGGACCGTCCTCGTACAAGGCGGCTGTTGAACAAGG AATCAAGTATTACACATCCGCTCGGATGATCCTACAAGATGTGGCCGAGTGCCGGGATATGGTTTCTTTACAAGGCTTGGTCTACATGATTCTTTTCTTACAAGCAACAAGCAATATCAGCGGCTGCTATGCCTTTCTCGGCATTGCTCTACGTTCTAGCCTGCGAATGGGGCTCCATCGCCATTTAGCACACGAAAAGATCACACCGATTGAGGATGAAATGAGACGGCGCGTGTTCCATGTTGTCCGGCAAATGGACATCTACATTTCAGCAATCTTGGGATTCCCTCTCTTGCTccacgacgacgatgtcgacCAGCCCATGCCGAccgaggtggatgatgaatACATTACGAGCGAGGCTATACTTACACCTCCGCCAGGCACGCCTTCCTTTTTCGAAGCTTTCAATGCCCACACGAGGCTCATGGCCATTTTGACAAAGGTTGTCAAGTACATTTATCCTGTCAAGGCTGTCGAGGATTGTGTGAATCAGGGACGGGTGAACTCGAGATACATGATCAGCTATGCCCGcatcaaggagattgaggccGAGCTCCAGGAGTGGCACGAACAGCTCCCTACACATTGGCGCCCCAGCCCGGATGGTCCAATCGAGGTTATCAG AGTTCGAACTCTGCTGAGATTTGGCTACGCCCATGTCCAGATGATGCTGTACCGTCCGTTTCTTCACTACATCTCCCCACGTCAGACGGCCGGCAAGAAGATTGACGATCGATACTACAACTGTGCTGCCGCGGGTGTCAGCGTTTCTCGAAACATTGTGCATATCGGAATCGAAATTCGCAAACAGGCGGTGCTGATCGGGCCTTACTGGTTTATTCTCTATTCGCAATTCTTCGCCATTCTCTCTTTGATATACTACGTTCTGGAGAATCCCGACAAGGCTGGAGCTGCCGAGATACTAGCAGATGCCAAAGCCGGGCGGGAGGTTATCGCGAGTCTGGCTCAACGCAGTCTAGCAGCGGATCGGATCACAAATGCCCTGAAT CCCTTGTTTGAACAACTGCCAGAACGGCTCAAGAAAGCATCAACACGACCAATGCCCTCCAAGAAACGCGCAGCGCCTGCGGGATCGAAATCGAGCGTGGTCCTCCCAGCCCGGCCGGGAGTGCAAGATGACGTTCCACAGCGCAGGTCCGAGGAGGTGATTCGCCCACCCACTGGCGCCCTTCGGCGGGAAGCACGGCTGCCTCCTCAGAGGACATCCTCGTTTGACGCATTGGGTCTTCCGCAGGGCAGCTTGGCGAGTCAAAACTTTTCCAATCTGCAGGACCTACTGCCAATGGATTTGACGTTGGGCCGGGGAACTCCCGAAGCCAGAGCCGCGCATATGGCTCCTGCCCCGAGACATGCCCAAACCTTCCCGCAGGGACACCCGCAAGGCGCAAACCCGGTCTACAAAGTTGACGCCATGATGTTTCCCACCGGCGACCCTTTTGCGTATCCCAATGCGCCGCTAATGGACCCTGCTGGGCACCATGCTCGACCGGGACATCCGCACGGGCTTCCAGGGCAACCTCCGGCACCCTCCATGCAGTTTTACATGCCTAGTATCTACGATGACATCGAGGGCCAACTGATGGGTCCGATCCCACCGTATCTGATGTCTCAGGGGCAAGGACCTCCGCATACGATGAGCCCGGCGACGCAGATGTACAATACGGCCAACATGATTGCGATGCAGCCTTCCCCCAGGCATGGTCAGCCCCATGCTCCTCCGCAGGGCCTGGCCTCACACACAGGCCCACATCACCAGGGGCAGCCTCAACAGAGGGATATGATGGAAGACATTATGGGCGAACCGGACTTCACGACaggggagtgggatgacATGCTTCAGCAAAATTCCGGGTACCGATAG
- a CDS encoding uncharacterized protein (EggNog:ENOG503NYRU; COG:O; COG:T), with the protein MADPLLEFFTQMDIQGGVVVQDSPKFDLDLYIQNYRGRTRFDRLLLIGRSSVKLCVEALKAALAEAKRGRDTQRYRDVFEYLRVAAPNDPDAVFDKKWVDRQDVANHDETQRLLTELKGYKNNLVKESIRMGNEDLAKHYEAIGDLNAASEHYSKMRPDVSTAKHVIDVGKHLVRVAIQRREWSMVAPHLVKMTLGGQYPEEERNAQPFIRTASGIALLGQEKYWEAALSFLDADPNVPPKAYNELASRNDIAVYGGLLALATMDRKQLQSMVLENQNFRVFLEPEPHIRRAVTMFVNGRYSACIEILEGYRTDYLLDIYLQKHVSKIYAKIRSKCVVQYLIPFSCVSLDTLEKAFGSPERPIEEELAVMIEEGVLEARIDGIERLVNTVKIDPRAQMQASALVSAENYEKQAIERLRRMAIAAADLELLPTKKQGLHLPLGGDISFGDQEIVMG; encoded by the exons ATGGCCGACCCTTTGCTGGAGTTCTTCACCCAGATGGACATCCAGGGCGGTGTTGTCGTTCAGG ATTCCCCCAAATTCGATCTCGATCTCTATATCCAAAACTACCGCGGCCGTACCAGATTCgaccgtctcctcctcatcggccGTAGCTCAGTAAAGCTCTGCGTCGAAGCTCTCAAggccgccctcgccgaagcCAAGCGTGGCCGCGACACCCAGCGATACAGAGACGTTTTTGAATACCTTCGCGTAGCTGCTCCCAATGACCCCGATGCCGTCTTTGATAAGAAATGGGTAGACAGGCAGGACGTCGCCAACCATGATGAGACCCAACGGCTGCTCACCGAGCTAAAGGGATATAAGAACAACCTTGTCAAGGAGAGCATCCGG ATGGGCAACGAAGACCTAGCCAAACATTACGAAGCAATCGGCGACCTCAACGCGGCCTCTGAGCACTACTCCAAAATGCGCCCCGACGTCTCCACGGCGAAGCACGTCATCGACGTCGGCAAGCACCTCGTCCGCGTGGCCATCCAAAGAAGAGAGTGGAGCATGGTCGCGCCCCATCTCGTGAAGATGACCCTCGGGGGGCAGTACCCCGAAGAAGAGCGCAACGCCCAACCGTTCATCCGCACAGCTTCTGGCatcgccctcctcggccaAGAAAAATACTGGGAAGCGGCCCTCTCCTTTCTCGACGCCGACCCAAACGTCCCGCCAAAAGCCTACAATGAACTCGCCAGCCGTAACGACATTGCCGTCTATGGCGGTTTGCTTGCGCTGGCGACAATGGACCGCAAGCAGCTCCAGAGTATGGTGTTGGAGAACCAGAATTTCAGAGTGTTTCTGGAACCGGAGCCGCACATCAGACGGGCGGTGACGATGTTTGTTAATGGGAGGTATTCGGCTTGCATTgagattttggaggggtACAGGACCGATTATCTGCTGGACATCTACCTCCAGAAGCACGTCAGCAAGATCTATGCCAAGATCAGGAGCAAGTGTGTGGTGCAGTATCTGATTCCGTTTTCGTGCGTGAGTTTGGACACGCTGGAGAAGGCGTTTGGGAGTCCGGAGAGGCcgattgaggaggagctggcggtgatgattgaggagggggtctTGGAGGCGAGAATTGATGGGATTGAGAGG CTCGTCAACACAGTCAAGATTGACCCGAGAGCTCAAATGCAGGCTTCGGCATTGGTTTCTGCCGAGAATTACGAGAAGCAGGCTATTGAGCGGTTGAGAAGGATGGCGATTGCGGCTGCGGATTTGGAGCTGCTGCCGACCAAGAAGCAGGGGTTGCATCTCccgcttggtggtgatatttCTTTTGGGGATCAGGAGATTGTGATGGGTTGA